CGAAGGAAGCGAAAAGCAAACGCACCCCCGCAAGATAACTCACCAGCATCTCTTCCACGGCCTGCGGTGTAATCTGCTGTGCAGGCTGGGCCAACAGCGTTCCCAAGCCGTTCAATGCCGGGTGTCCCAGTTCTAACCCCATCGTCCCCTGCCCCGGCCGCAGTTCGGCGATCACCACATCTTCTTTGCTTTCCTGATACAACATAATGCCCAGGGTCAGGGCAATGGTCGAAGTGCCAACCCCGCCTTTGGCCCCCAACACCCCCACCGTCCACCGCGGCTGCGAAGGCCCTGCCGGCGCCGCGGGCAAATTGCCAGTCGTGTGCGTGCCGTGGAGCAACTTCTTGACCCGAGCCAACAATTCGGCAGGATGGGCCGGCTTGGTGAGGTAGTCATCCGCACCGGCATCGAAGCCCGTGAGTTTGTCTTCCACCTGGCTTTTGGCCGTGAACATCAAAATCGGGATGTTTGCCGTTGCCGGGTCTCCCCGCAGGCGGCGGGTAACCTCAAAACCATCCATCTCCGGCATCATGACGTCCAGCAAAATCAGCGCCGGCTTTTCGGCCTTCGCCATCGTCAGCGCCTTCGGGCCGCTATTCGCCACCACAATGCGGTAACCCTGCCGCTGGAGCATCAGCCCCACCAACTTGAGGGTATCCAGGTCGTCATCGACAATCAAGATCTTTTCGTTCGCCATGACCGTTGCTCCTCGTCCTGGGGGGAAACACCGGCTTTGCCATCTGCCGGTCGCCGTGGAATGCCACCCCTTCATTTTACCCTAAAACGCGCCGAAACGGGGAAGGCGCGAGCCGCTTCGCCAGCAGGGTGGTGGTAGAATTTCTCCATCTTCTCTTCCGGGAGGCACTTGCATGAACCCCCTGAAACAACTGCAAACCTTTGGCCAAAGCATCTGGCTGGATTTCATCCGCCGCGGCATGTTGCACGACGGCACGCTGGAAGCCTTCATCACACGCGACGGCATCTCGGGGATGACCTCCAACCCTTCCATTTTCGAACAAGCCATCGCCCAAAGCGACGATTACACCGAGGCGATTGCAGCACTGGTACGCGCGGGCTACAATGCCGACGCCATCTACCAAACGCTCACCGTGGAAGACGTCCAGCGGGCAGCCGATATTTTCGGCAGCGTGTATCAAGAAACACAGCGTCGCGATGGCTACGTCAGCCTGGAAGTCGATCCCCGGTTGGCCTACGACACCCCCGGCACGGTGGAAGACGCCCGGCGCCTTTGGGCGGCGTTAGACCGCCCCAATGTGATGATCAAAGTCCCCGCCACGCGCGAGGGACTGCCCGCCATTCGGACACTGCTCACCGAAGGCGTGAATGTCAACGTCACCCTGCTGTTCAGCGTCACGCGCTATCGTGCCGTAGCCGAAGCCTACCTGGAAGCCCTGGAAGCCCGCCAGGCCCAGGGTTTGCCGTTAGACGGCATCGCGTCGGTAGCCAGTTTCTTTGTGAGCCGCATTGACACCTTGCTGGACGCCTTGCTCGACCAGCATCCCTGCGCCGACGCCCGCGCGCTGAAAGGCCGCATCGCCGTCGCCAGTGCCAAAGCCGCCTATGCCGTGTATCAAGAAATCTTCCACAGCGAGCGGTTCCGGGCGCTGGAAGCCCACGGTGCACGCCCCCAACGCCTGCTGTGGGCCAGCACCAGCACCAAAAACCCGGCTTACAGCGACGTGAAATACATCGAGGCCCTCATTGGCCCGGAAACCGTTTCCACCGTTCCGCTGAAAACCTTAGACGCCTACCGTGACCACGGCCGTCCGGCCGAGCGCCTCACCCAGGGCATTCCTGAGGCCCAGGCCACGTTAGCCCAACTGGCTGAACTGCAAATTGACCTGGAAGCCGCCATGCAGCAATTGGAAGAGGAAGGTGTGCAAAAATTCATCAAGGCTTTTGAAAGCCTGATGCACACCCTGCAGGAAGCCGCCGTGCGTGCCTAAAGCCGCCTTCCCGACGCAAAAACCGCAGGCCGGGAACATGAACCGGCCTGCGGTTCTTCGTCGCTTCTTCATTGGAGCGAGGGGGCAGGAGACTGCTTCCGCAGGCTTCCACATCGCTCGGCCTGCCTCGCAGTGACACACCCTCAAGGGAAGTTCATAACCTGCGTTTCGGATAACGGGTTGAGCGGAGATCGCGAAGCCATCGTCGTCAAAACAGGGCCACAGAGATGATCCGAAACGCAGGCTTCAATCGGCTCTCAATGCTCCGTAGCGGTACCCTGTCCGGCAGAAGGGGGCGGCTTGGGTTCGGCCCGCGTGTTCGGTGCATCGGGGGGAATGAACAAGGTTGCCCCACAATACGGGCACTTGACAATCCCTTTGCCCACGAATTCCCGCGTGCCGCCGCAGTTAGGGCACACGTTGCTCACCATTTTCGCCGCGTCGCTGGCGTAAAAGGTCATGCTTTCCCAGTCGATGTAGCCCGTGAACAACCCCAGACTAACCAAATCGTAAATGGCCTGGGTGATCTGCTGGCGGGTCATCTTCATTTCCACCATCACCTGGCCCAGCGAAAC
This region of Chloroflexota bacterium genomic DNA includes:
- a CDS encoding response regulator; translation: MKGWHSTATGRWQSRCFPPGRGATVMANEKILIVDDDLDTLKLVGLMLQRQGYRIVVANSGPKALTMAKAEKPALILLDVMMPEMDGFEVTRRLRGDPATANIPILMFTAKSQVEDKLTGFDAGADDYLTKPAHPAELLARVKKLLHGTHTTGNLPAAPAGPSQPRWTVGVLGAKGGVGTSTIALTLGIMLYQESKEDVVIAELRPGQGTMGLELGHPALNGLGTLLAQPAQQITPQAVEEMLVSYLAGVRLLFASFDPAEVARSTNLSALETVARYVRQAGRFSVLDLGPSLQPATPKVLPLCDEILVVVDGFPQTVQMGKTLIDYLLMHGIGQGKIAAVLVNRVRADIQMAWMDIQNRLGVPVATVIPPMPEVAYRAQMSNKPMVLMQPHGMLAAQMGKVVRTQIEKSR
- the tal gene encoding transaldolase, with translation MNPLKQLQTFGQSIWLDFIRRGMLHDGTLEAFITRDGISGMTSNPSIFEQAIAQSDDYTEAIAALVRAGYNADAIYQTLTVEDVQRAADIFGSVYQETQRRDGYVSLEVDPRLAYDTPGTVEDARRLWAALDRPNVMIKVPATREGLPAIRTLLTEGVNVNVTLLFSVTRYRAVAEAYLEALEARQAQGLPLDGIASVASFFVSRIDTLLDALLDQHPCADARALKGRIAVASAKAAYAVYQEIFHSERFRALEAHGARPQRLLWASTSTKNPAYSDVKYIEALIGPETVSTVPLKTLDAYRDHGRPAERLTQGIPEAQATLAQLAELQIDLEAAMQQLEEEGVQKFIKAFESLMHTLQEAAVRA